In Acidimicrobiia bacterium, the genomic stretch GGTGTTCAGAACATGCCGCACCTGTTCCAGTCATACGCCCTCGACTGGATGACCCGGCATCTTGGGGGAACGGTGAGCTGATGAAGTTCTCGTTCAAAACCTGGCCGCAGCAGATCGAGTGGCCAATGTTGAGGGATATCTGGATAGAGGCCGACCGGGGCGGGTTTTGGGATGGGGTGTGGCTGAATGACCATTTCTACCCGCCGAAGTCGCCGGCGGAAATGCCGATTCTTGAATCATGGAGTCTGCTCGCCGGCCTGGCGTGCCTTACCGATCGTCTGCGCTTCGGCAACATGGTCACCGCCAACACCTTTCGTCATCCCGCCGTCGTTGCCAAGATGGCGGCCACCATCGACCATATGTCGGCGGGACGACTCGACATCGGTATTGGGACCGGCTGGCACGAAGGTGAACACCTCGCCTATGGCATTGCGCTGCCATCGTTGACCGATCGGTTCGACATGCTCGACGAGACGTTCACCGTCATTGATGGTCTCATGACGAATGAAGTCTTCTCGTTTGAGGGAAAACACCATCGCATCCAGGAGGCCCGCTTCGAGCCAAAGCCGATCCAGAAGCCCCGCCCCCCGTTCGTCGTCGGGGGCGGAGGCATGAACCGAACGCTACCG encodes the following:
- a CDS encoding TIGR03560 family F420-dependent LLM class oxidoreductase translates to MKFSFKTWPQQIEWPMLRDIWIEADRGGFWDGVWLNDHFYPPKSPAEMPILESWSLLAGLACLTDRLRFGNMVTANTFRHPAVVAKMAATIDHMSAGRLDIGIGTGWHEGEHLAYGIALPSLTDRFDMLDETFTVIDGLMTNEVFSFEGKHHRIQEARFEPKPIQKPRPPFVVGGGGMNRTLPLAAKWADHWNFPDFDRDLDAFAVRVKRLRSLCLEIGRDPAEIEISAQFRYDNLAEIPELIEGYRSAGADQILVSFSPPGDPVLPVLVADFLGGL